In one Leptospiraceae bacterium genomic region, the following are encoded:
- a CDS encoding response regulator has translation MRQQLFKRKILLVEDELLIAKLESRLLEKRGYVPTCVYSGEDAIQIIDEAPAAFDLILMDIDLGDGKIDGTEAAAQILSKVDIPLLFLSSHTEPEVVEKTEMITSYGYVVKNSGITILDASIKMAFKLFEAKREIYEKESLLLTIAENFPNSYISIIEKDYTVGFSSGQAFKKKNLDPEMFVGMNLRDVFGELAGIVQEKYKKTFAGEECLFELYINDGYQRYRTVPLRNKTGEIYRILSVVEDLSYTVKSSDKA, from the coding sequence ATGAGACAGCAACTCTTTAAACGAAAAATTTTACTGGTTGAGGATGAATTACTAATAGCCAAGTTAGAGTCAAGGCTTTTAGAAAAGCGAGGCTACGTTCCTACCTGTGTTTACAGTGGAGAGGATGCTATTCAAATAATAGATGAAGCCCCGGCTGCTTTTGACCTGATTTTAATGGATATCGATTTAGGTGATGGAAAAATAGATGGAACCGAGGCTGCAGCTCAGATACTCAGTAAAGTAGATATACCCTTACTTTTTCTTTCGAGTCATACGGAACCGGAGGTAGTGGAAAAAACGGAAATGATTACCTCGTATGGATACGTGGTTAAAAACTCGGGTATAACCATTTTAGATGCTTCCATTAAAATGGCTTTTAAACTCTTTGAAGCCAAAAGGGAAATTTATGAAAAAGAAAGCCTCCTTCTCACGATAGCAGAAAATTTTCCGAATTCCTATATTTCTATTATAGAAAAAGATTATACAGTTGGCTTTAGTTCCGGACAGGCTTTTAAGAAGAAAAATCTGGATCCGGAGATGTTTGTAGGAATGAATCTTCGTGATGTTTTTGGTGAGCTTGCCGGTATAGTTCAAGAAAAATACAAAAAAACCTTTGCAGGCGAAGAATGCCTTTTTGAACTGTATATTAATGACGGCTATCAAAGATATAGAACGGTACCCCTTAGAAATAAAACCGGTGAGATATATAGAATCCTTTCGGTTGTAGAAGACTTATCTTATACGGTGAAAAGTTCGGATAAGGCATAA
- a CDS encoding DUF4349 domain-containing protein: protein MKKLWALVFALFLISCAASQGMRMEPSSASSKVSDGSLAGLQKQEGRILTYTGSITLEVPENEISDVMDKMYKHIEEKKGFLISRGRNHLNAKIPASDFIHTFNWMKTLGEVRAENIQIQDITEGFYDSKVRLDNALKLQKRLLDLLEKAKNVQEAVEVEKELSRVTEKIETLKAKLNLYQKQIDYSELHVYLREKSIPGPLGWVFVYAYKGIKWFFVWE, encoded by the coding sequence TTGAAAAAGCTTTGGGCTTTAGTTTTTGCCCTCTTTCTTATTTCCTGTGCAGCGAGCCAGGGAATGAGGATGGAGCCATCTTCTGCGAGTTCAAAGGTTTCGGACGGGAGTCTGGCCGGTCTGCAAAAGCAGGAAGGTCGGATTCTTACCTATACGGGCAGTATAACTCTGGAAGTTCCGGAGAACGAAATTTCCGATGTAATGGATAAGATGTATAAGCATATAGAAGAAAAAAAGGGATTTTTAATAAGCAGGGGAAGAAATCATCTAAATGCAAAAATTCCGGCTTCAGACTTTATTCATACATTTAACTGGATGAAAACCCTCGGAGAAGTAAGAGCTGAAAATATACAGATACAGGACATTACTGAAGGATTTTATGATTCTAAAGTTCGTCTGGATAATGCTCTAAAACTCCAAAAACGCCTTCTGGATTTATTAGAAAAAGCTAAAAATGTTCAGGAAGCGGTTGAGGTAGAAAAAGAGCTTTCCCGTGTAACAGAGAAAATCGAGACGTTGAAAGCCAAATTAAATCTTTATCAAAAGCAAATCGATTATTCAGAATTACATGTGTATCTACGCGAAAAATCTATTCCGGGTCCTCTGGGTTGGGTTTTTGTCTATGCGTATAAGGGAATAAAATGGTTTTTTGTTTGGGAATGA
- a CDS encoding N-6 DNA methylase, which produces MKSEKIRESKVIQDVTKLLDYKSGNLIDLYSEAKVNWLDLGGWIESARGISGLSHIFFVKKHPLILFGNAENQIEIIEIFNNSWCMMQPKFLFVSSPGELSLFDLTQLPLKNSQDIQKRVLKNTKAIGDILEIFQDYTREKMESYDFSITNVFGGAESQFIKDLNTIRKELIDKGLNDKENGIKKLKYAHSIIGRSIFIKYLEDREILTKNYYLKVAGNNKEWIKLLNRKNDKPDIESNENAFYSKILKNKKFTFTLFKQLKEDFNGDMFSLNSAEEKAVKQEHLSLLSKFLMGDVKDDKLFFWAYNFKFIPIEIISSIYEEFYHEENVKDTKGTNYTPITLVEFLVSDTLTNDVLKKKPKILDPACGSGIFLVEAFKRIIRYNYSQSKKKLSFMELIAILKNQIFGIEINPEALKITSFSLYFALLNHLEPKDILENISQKRKLPPLIYFKESEKKENHFNTLVDSNAFLISELEQSARTSFSKESFDVVIGNPPWGSKLDSKQKKIIQEWCRTNGFPIGDIEPSQAFIGLSLYFLKKRGRAGLLVSSGVFFKHGISIDFRNNWLQQSLLQKVVNFDHVRAVFFSGGRKKDSISPFASVIFTKDPLDKSNVFEYWTAKMTSKINSTKVVILHKTDLKLVRQEDFIQNHKLWKVYWWGGHRDRSLIEYLENSFDRLKDYVDPEKTVGQGYIIKGRNQKQRRWKKDYRNFSIKKFRKYGNFNLSFLSNPPPPILYRSGLEDIFYGLRLIVSRGIKQKQTETGMIMARLEEMDFCFTNSIIGIKLSKPNLVKYKIILAILWSSFGKYFLFMISTDWGRWHHEVFVNEYLKLPIHFPEDKNLEQRIIDIVDELRNTDEEYAPVNGLFENKISHMELELNKAIYELFELSESEIDLIEETCGLRLDLLYNHTKSFALSKLYWKHTLSYGLQKDLEFHKQQDELTEYILTFLNIWNPKVASKGELIWQVLCPENSPMIGFIFYTHEKNTPIPNLDTNIKDWKDVLSILSNASLKKLAKQIYIDGIFRIISEKYIVIIKRNEKRLWTKNSAIEDANAIFVQAIHGQRKEKK; this is translated from the coding sequence ATGAAATCAGAAAAGATCAGGGAATCTAAAGTCATTCAGGATGTAACTAAATTATTGGATTACAAATCCGGTAATTTGATTGATCTTTATTCTGAAGCAAAAGTTAACTGGCTGGACTTAGGAGGTTGGATTGAAAGTGCCAGAGGTATTTCTGGTCTTTCTCATATTTTTTTCGTAAAAAAACACCCTCTAATTTTATTTGGAAACGCTGAGAATCAAATTGAAATCATAGAAATATTTAATAATTCCTGGTGTATGATGCAACCCAAGTTTTTATTTGTTTCCTCTCCGGGAGAACTGAGTCTTTTTGATTTAACCCAACTACCTCTAAAAAATTCGCAAGATATACAAAAGAGAGTTCTAAAAAACACAAAAGCTATTGGTGATATTTTAGAAATCTTTCAAGACTATACCCGAGAGAAAATGGAAAGTTATGATTTCTCGATAACGAATGTTTTCGGTGGAGCTGAATCTCAGTTTATAAAAGATCTAAATACTATTCGCAAAGAACTTATTGATAAGGGTTTAAATGATAAAGAAAATGGAATTAAAAAATTAAAATATGCTCATTCGATAATTGGTCGTTCAATTTTTATCAAGTATTTGGAAGATAGAGAAATTTTAACCAAGAATTACTACTTAAAAGTGGCCGGCAATAATAAGGAATGGATAAAATTATTAAACCGTAAGAATGATAAGCCTGACATTGAATCGAATGAAAATGCATTCTATTCCAAAATACTAAAAAATAAAAAATTTACTTTCACTTTATTTAAACAGCTAAAAGAAGACTTTAATGGAGATATGTTTTCTTTAAATTCTGCTGAGGAGAAAGCTGTAAAGCAAGAGCATTTAAGTTTACTTTCCAAGTTTTTAATGGGGGATGTAAAGGATGATAAATTGTTCTTCTGGGCATATAATTTCAAATTTATTCCAATTGAGATTATAAGCTCTATTTATGAAGAATTCTATCATGAAGAAAATGTGAAGGATACAAAAGGAACCAATTATACTCCAATTACATTAGTGGAGTTTTTAGTTTCCGATACACTCACAAATGATGTTTTAAAGAAAAAGCCTAAAATTTTAGATCCCGCTTGCGGTTCTGGAATCTTTTTAGTAGAAGCCTTCAAAAGAATTATTCGATATAACTATTCCCAATCAAAAAAGAAACTTTCTTTTATGGAACTGATTGCGATTTTAAAGAATCAAATTTTTGGAATTGAAATCAATCCGGAAGCACTGAAAATCACATCTTTTAGTTTATATTTCGCTCTATTGAATCATTTAGAGCCTAAAGATATTTTAGAAAATATATCTCAAAAAAGAAAACTTCCTCCTTTAATCTATTTTAAAGAGAGTGAAAAGAAAGAAAATCACTTTAACACATTGGTGGATTCTAATGCATTCCTAATTTCAGAATTAGAACAAAGTGCCAGAACAAGCTTTTCTAAAGAAAGCTTTGATGTTGTTATAGGAAACCCTCCATGGGGAAGCAAATTAGATTCTAAGCAGAAGAAAATTATACAGGAATGGTGTAGAACAAATGGTTTCCCAATAGGAGATATAGAACCATCACAGGCTTTCATTGGATTATCGCTCTATTTTTTAAAAAAGAGAGGAAGAGCAGGTCTTCTTGTTTCTTCAGGAGTTTTCTTCAAACATGGAATCAGCATTGATTTTAGAAATAATTGGCTACAACAATCACTATTGCAAAAAGTTGTAAACTTTGATCACGTAAGAGCTGTATTTTTCAGCGGTGGTCGAAAAAAAGATTCCATATCTCCTTTTGCCTCTGTAATCTTTACAAAAGATCCATTAGATAAGTCAAATGTATTTGAATACTGGACTGCCAAAATGACAAGCAAGATAAATTCTACTAAAGTAGTTATTCTACATAAAACAGATTTAAAGCTTGTTAGACAGGAAGACTTCATTCAAAATCATAAACTCTGGAAAGTCTATTGGTGGGGAGGACATAGAGATCGAAGTTTGATAGAGTATTTGGAGAATAGTTTTGACAGATTAAAAGATTATGTTGATCCGGAAAAAACAGTTGGTCAGGGATACATTATAAAAGGTAGAAATCAGAAGCAGAGACGATGGAAAAAAGATTATAGAAACTTTTCAATTAAAAAATTTAGAAAATATGGAAATTTTAACTTAAGTTTTTTAAGCAATCCTCCACCACCTATTTTATATAGGAGTGGTTTAGAAGATATTTTTTATGGTCTGCGTTTAATCGTCAGTAGAGGTATAAAGCAAAAGCAAACTGAAACAGGAATGATTATGGCGAGATTAGAAGAAATGGACTTTTGTTTTACAAATTCTATAATAGGTATTAAATTATCAAAACCAAATCTTGTTAAATATAAAATCATCCTTGCTATACTCTGGTCTTCTTTCGGAAAATACTTTCTTTTTATGATCTCTACCGATTGGGGAAGGTGGCATCATGAAGTATTTGTAAATGAATATCTTAAACTCCCAATCCATTTTCCTGAAGATAAAAATTTAGAACAAAGAATCATAGACATTGTAGATGAGCTAAGAAATACAGATGAGGAATATGCACCTGTTAATGGATTATTTGAGAATAAAATTTCTCATATGGAATTAGAGTTAAATAAAGCTATTTATGAACTCTTCGAATTAAGCGAATCCGAAATTGACTTAATTGAAGAAACCTGCGGGCTTCGTCTTGATTTACTTTATAATCATACGAAAAGTTTTGCACTTAGCAAGCTATACTGGAAACATACGTTAAGTTACGGTCTACAAAAAGATCTGGAATTTCATAAGCAACAGGATGAATTGACTGAGTATATTTTAACGTTCTTAAATATTTGGAATCCAAAAGTCGCTTCCAAAGGAGAACTTATCTGGCAAGTGCTCTGTCCTGAAAATTCCCCAATGATCGGTTTTATTTTTTATACACACGAAAAAAATACACCAATACCAAATTTAGATACAAATATTAAAGACTGGAAGGATGTTTTATCTATACTATCAAATGCTTCTCTAAAAAAGCTGGCAAAACAAATTTATATAGATGGAATCTTTCGAATCATATCCGAAAAATACATTGTTATTATAAAAAGAAATGAAAAAAGACTCTGGACAAAAAATTCGGCAATTGAAGATGCTAATGCAATTTTCGTTCAAGCGATTCACGGGCAAAGGAAAGAGAAGAAATGA
- a CDS encoding tetratricopeptide repeat protein, with protein MSKKFDRKKHRDELYYKHQEEKEQDPFKDFEGPRSELYLLKFSHFMSKYRKNIVIGILGFFLVIIFILSFFEVQRHRENSATLAIEELELKLEKESTLDINNKIQMYEKFRSEYSVASADLRSAKTLSDLLAEKGEFKKAAELLEKASTSINQPVELKAFYLYIAASHRESAGDTKVAQQNYNTVVQLIGKNREMPVFQAWSLYQLGRLQFVNANKEEALKNLKKVLELDPKTPDPQLSEVKKFATYLILKINRG; from the coding sequence ATGTCAAAGAAATTCGACAGGAAAAAACACAGAGACGAACTTTATTACAAGCATCAAGAAGAGAAAGAGCAGGATCCTTTTAAAGACTTTGAAGGTCCTCGCTCTGAGTTATATTTACTCAAGTTTTCTCATTTTATGTCCAAATACCGGAAAAATATAGTTATTGGTATTCTGGGCTTCTTTCTTGTAATTATTTTTATTCTCTCTTTTTTTGAAGTTCAAAGACACCGGGAAAATTCGGCAACTCTTGCTATAGAAGAGCTGGAGTTGAAGCTGGAAAAGGAATCTACTCTAGATATAAATAATAAAATCCAGATGTATGAAAAATTCCGTTCTGAATACTCTGTGGCATCTGCTGATCTCCGTTCAGCTAAAACTTTATCCGACCTTTTAGCTGAAAAGGGAGAATTTAAAAAAGCGGCTGAACTTTTAGAAAAAGCTTCAACTTCTATTAATCAACCTGTAGAACTTAAAGCCTTCTATTTATACATTGCAGCTTCTCATCGTGAGTCTGCTGGAGATACAAAAGTGGCTCAGCAGAACTACAATACTGTGGTTCAACTTATTGGTAAAAACAGGGAAATGCCTGTTTTTCAGGCCTGGAGTCTGTATCAATTAGGTAGATTGCAGTTTGTGAATGCAAATAAGGAAGAAGCTCTTAAGAATCTAAAAAAAGTGCTGGAGCTTGATCCCAAAACACCAGACCCCCAACTTTCTGAAGTCAAAAAGTTTGCTACTTATCTTATTTTAAAAATTAACAGGGGTTAA
- a CDS encoding ATP phosphoribosyltransferase, which produces MLTLALPKGRMADESMELLQKAGLIRELPDPDSRELTYTDSLKNIKIFLVKPQDVPTYVEECAADAGIAGWDTLKEGSYDLIVPLTLEIGRCRLSLAGHKDFNLDRDFYKLKVATKYPNLTKQFFFSKGISCEIIKLYGSIELAPLCGLSDCIVDLVSSGETLRANGLSEIEVILPSTARLFFNRSALYRNRLECLELIQKLQSVCAA; this is translated from the coding sequence ATGTTAACCCTTGCTTTACCTAAAGGCAGGATGGCTGATGAAAGCATGGAGCTTTTACAGAAAGCCGGCCTGATTCGTGAACTTCCGGATCCTGATTCCAGAGAGCTTACCTACACCGATTCTTTGAAAAACATAAAAATATTTCTTGTAAAGCCACAGGATGTTCCTACCTATGTGGAGGAATGTGCTGCTGATGCAGGAATTGCAGGTTGGGATACCCTTAAAGAAGGTTCTTATGACCTGATTGTTCCTCTAACTCTTGAGATTGGGCGTTGTAGACTGTCCCTGGCGGGACATAAAGATTTTAATTTGGATAGAGACTTTTATAAGTTAAAAGTGGCTACAAAATACCCTAATTTAACAAAACAATTTTTCTTTTCAAAAGGGATAAGTTGTGAAATCATCAAGTTGTATGGAAGCATTGAACTGGCTCCACTTTGTGGACTTTCTGATTGCATTGTAGACCTTGTATCCAGCGGCGAGACACTCAGAGCGAATGGCCTTTCTGAAATTGAAGTGATATTACCTTCTACTGCTAGACTGTTTTTTAATCGTTCTGCATTATATAGAAACCGCCTGGAATGCCTGGAGCTGATCCAAAAATTGCAATCGGTTTGTGCTGCTTAG
- a CDS encoding transcriptional regulator, producing the protein MHGVGAVTEISKQVILGQKRDCYSLEMQGSKMKVMIPVEKAKEVGIRAIIPKKDIKKVLNLLMKDEVDTEEDWKVRYQNNMNKIKSGSIYEVADVCRNLFRRAYGKELSIMERKLYESAYNLVKTEIALSKGVPQEEAGNIVSDILANSVQSSLQKEKANPDASDNDE; encoded by the coding sequence ATGCATGGGGTTGGGGCTGTAACAGAAATTAGCAAACAGGTTATCCTGGGTCAGAAAAGAGATTGTTACAGCTTGGAAATGCAGGGAAGTAAAATGAAAGTCATGATTCCAGTAGAAAAAGCCAAAGAGGTTGGTATCAGGGCAATCATACCCAAGAAAGATATAAAAAAAGTTCTGAATCTTTTAATGAAAGATGAAGTTGATACTGAAGAAGACTGGAAAGTTCGGTATCAAAATAACATGAATAAAATTAAGTCCGGTTCAATCTACGAAGTAGCGGATGTCTGTAGGAATCTTTTCAGACGGGCTTATGGAAAGGAATTATCTATCATGGAGCGTAAACTTTATGAAAGTGCTTATAATCTGGTTAAAACAGAGATTGCACTGAGTAAGGGCGTGCCCCAGGAAGAAGCGGGAAATATAGTTTCCGATATTCTTGCAAATTCTGTGCAATCTAGTCTCCAAAAAGAAAAAGCAAATCCCGATGCAAGCGACAATGATGAATAA
- a CDS encoding site-2 protease family protein, with amino-acid sequence MKTHSLSFHIFLLLLTFISTTFQQNTFVIFFLEPSIVLRLFFLELPYSFSLLFILFCHEMGHYLPSRYYNIRATLPYFIPFPLGPIGTMGAVIRVQDPIPDKKKLFDIGAGGPLMSLILSLPAWIGGLYLSELKSVEGIIDNPNTLIFGDSLFTYFSAKLIFGNFDPSQVDIILHPLAKAGWVGLLITAINLLPFGQLDGGHVIYSLFGEKYRNWIHYLFTIFLFMNLLSLTWLIWSLLIYKLVKVEHPYVPDSYEPLDWKRKVLGYTLLFSFILTFVPEPLKAGGENVIPLYKDLLNMLQYLF; translated from the coding sequence TTGAAAACCCATAGTCTTTCTTTTCACATTTTCCTTCTCTTACTAACCTTCATTAGTACAACATTTCAGCAGAATACTTTCGTTATATTTTTCCTGGAACCATCTATTGTCCTTCGTCTTTTTTTCCTCGAGCTACCCTATTCTTTCTCACTTCTATTCATTCTTTTTTGCCATGAAATGGGACACTACCTGCCTTCGAGATACTATAACATTCGAGCGACTCTTCCCTATTTCATCCCTTTCCCTCTCGGACCAATAGGGACCATGGGAGCTGTAATTCGGGTTCAAGATCCCATTCCCGATAAGAAAAAGCTTTTTGATATTGGAGCCGGTGGTCCGCTCATGAGTCTTATCCTTTCTTTACCTGCCTGGATAGGTGGACTTTACCTCTCTGAACTGAAATCTGTAGAAGGAATTATTGATAATCCAAACACACTCATTTTTGGAGACAGTCTTTTTACATACTTCAGCGCCAAATTGATTTTTGGAAATTTCGATCCAAGTCAAGTAGATATCATCCTTCATCCACTCGCTAAGGCAGGCTGGGTAGGCTTACTTATCACAGCAATAAACCTGCTTCCCTTCGGACAATTAGATGGAGGACATGTAATCTACTCACTCTTCGGAGAAAAATACAGAAACTGGATTCATTACTTATTTACAATATTCTTATTTATGAATCTATTAAGTTTAACCTGGCTTATCTGGTCTTTGCTTATTTATAAACTGGTAAAAGTGGAACATCCCTACGTGCCCGATAGTTACGAACCTCTTGATTGGAAACGAAAGGTTCTGGGATATACCCTTCTATTTAGTTTTATTCTTACTTTCGTTCCGGAACCACTTAAAGCAGGAGGAGAAAACGTAATTCCCTTATATAAGGATCTCCTGAATATGCTTCAATATCTGTTTTAG
- a CDS encoding glutathione peroxidase — protein sequence MKRPVKFIITVLFLFFAGNSVFAENIYKFKLKSISGKTIPLSLLKGKVILIVNVASYCGFTYQYNSLQKLYNKYRKKGLVILGFPSNDFGNEEPGSNTDIRKFSHIQYRVEFPLMSKVRVKGKHIHPLYRYLIHHSRFKSDIRWNFEKFLIDRKGNVVARIPSPIEPDSTKVVSLVESLLKQDESNYSSLSGNYRSSNKD from the coding sequence ATGAAAAGACCTGTTAAATTTATTATTACAGTTTTATTTCTATTTTTTGCCGGGAATTCTGTTTTTGCAGAAAATATCTATAAATTTAAATTGAAAAGCATCAGTGGTAAAACTATCCCCCTTTCTTTATTGAAAGGGAAAGTTATACTTATTGTGAATGTTGCTTCTTATTGTGGTTTTACGTATCAATATAACAGTCTTCAGAAATTATATAATAAGTATAGGAAAAAGGGACTTGTTATATTAGGTTTTCCTTCCAATGATTTTGGAAACGAAGAACCTGGTTCTAATACCGATATCCGCAAATTTTCCCATATACAGTATCGAGTTGAATTTCCCCTTATGTCTAAAGTTCGGGTAAAAGGAAAGCATATACACCCTCTTTATCGCTATCTCATACATCATTCGAGGTTTAAGAGTGATATACGCTGGAATTTCGAAAAGTTTCTTATAGATAGGAAAGGAAATGTAGTGGCTCGAATTCCCTCTCCTATAGAACCGGATAGTACGAAAGTTGTGAGTCTTGTTGAGTCCTTATTGAAACAGGACGAATCTAATTATTCTTCTTTATCAGGTAATTATAGGTCATCCAATAAGGATTAA
- a CDS encoding NAD-dependent epimerase/dehydratase family protein, with product MKFFITGGAGFIGSHLTDRLLELGHEVTCYDNLSSSVEANLNSARNYKNFSFIKGDTLNSEKLVGAMNGHEVVIHLSALEGSFLCQQNPSRCIQQNTIASFNLLEAMKKNETKSLFFLSSAQVYGKEGFLEDPVKENCFFPSQTSIYAASKISTEAFMQAYSHSFDIQTCIFRTPTIIGERYYRGLFFDIFKTLSKKPDHIKITSSTNKTCSFLHVSDLVQAILLCLDSNLSGFESYNIALKEFLNFQDCIQLAIDELKLNPKIEFVLNPEEESIEMVSCELLSVEKIENIGWKAQVDLKTGIQRTMRYLNENKWLLE from the coding sequence TTGAAATTTTTTATAACAGGAGGAGCTGGCTTTATAGGTAGTCATCTTACCGATAGACTACTCGAACTCGGTCATGAAGTAACCTGTTATGACAATCTATCAAGTAGTGTTGAAGCCAATTTAAATTCAGCCAGAAATTATAAAAATTTTTCTTTTATCAAGGGCGATACACTAAACTCAGAAAAGCTCGTAGGAGCTATGAATGGACATGAAGTAGTAATTCATTTATCAGCTTTGGAAGGAAGTTTCCTCTGTCAGCAAAATCCTTCCCGTTGTATACAACAAAATACTATTGCCAGCTTTAATCTTTTAGAAGCTATGAAAAAAAACGAGACTAAATCTCTTTTCTTTCTTTCTTCGGCACAAGTTTATGGTAAGGAAGGCTTTTTAGAAGATCCGGTAAAGGAAAATTGTTTCTTCCCAAGTCAGACTTCCATATATGCTGCTTCAAAAATTTCTACAGAAGCTTTCATGCAGGCTTATTCTCATAGCTTTGATATTCAAACTTGTATATTTCGAACTCCAACAATAATCGGGGAAAGATATTACAGAGGGCTTTTCTTTGATATTTTTAAAACGCTATCTAAGAAACCGGATCATATAAAAATCACGTCTTCTACCAATAAAACATGTTCTTTCCTGCATGTATCGGATTTAGTTCAGGCGATTCTACTGTGCCTTGATTCGAATTTAAGTGGATTTGAAAGTTATAATATAGCACTTAAGGAATTTCTAAACTTTCAAGACTGTATTCAATTGGCTATCGATGAACTGAAGCTAAACCCTAAAATAGAATTCGTATTAAACCCGGAAGAAGAAAGTATTGAAATGGTTTCCTGTGAATTGTTATCAGTAGAAAAAATAGAAAATATTGGTTGGAAAGCACAGGTTGATCTAAAAACCGGAATACAGAGAACCATGCGATACTTGAATGAAAATAAATGGTTATTGGAATAA
- a CDS encoding 30S ribosomal protein S1 gives MSSQNPTSIEQNETFDAAFSKILEQPQFDADLSLKKGTLITGKVVDVHDQEVYINIGQKSDGKAPLSEFLEPPEIGDTVAVIIKNKESDSEIYNVSKKEADLRQGWESIKEAFTKNLQVEGKIESEVKRKGYNVRMLVDGDISLFLPISQLVTRGKLDDLKKRILDFKIIKLYDKRKTGVISQKQLVEEINKEKWDALQANHKVGDRVVATVTKVASFGVFCSVDGIEGLLRQNDISYKKYAPFKQYFAVDQQVEVMILEMEPENNRLSLGIKQMFEDPWVWAGRELEKDMIVRGVVTSLTNFGAFVELKEGLEGLIHTSELTWAKKPPHPKEVLKKGQEVDSIVLDIDVEKKRLSLGLKQLMPNPWDNLSSNVQVGNALEGKITGITKYGAFVEVENGIEGLIHVGDITWDEKVKDPTTLLKKGEKVKYQILDIDTYGQRISCGLKQLQENPYEVLRKKYPPGHILDGKVKSVVSFGVFLEIEPGYEGLVHVSQIPEGKEVNLDENYKVGDVIKAVVLKIEPKNKKISLSIKDYAKALEREEMSKYIKSDDSPSSESLGSIINSSLRS, from the coding sequence TTGAGTTCACAAAATCCAACTTCTATAGAGCAGAACGAAACCTTCGACGCAGCATTTTCAAAAATACTGGAACAACCCCAGTTTGATGCTGATTTAAGTTTAAAGAAAGGTACGTTAATCACAGGGAAGGTTGTGGATGTCCACGACCAGGAGGTCTATATTAATATAGGCCAGAAGTCTGACGGGAAAGCCCCCTTAAGCGAGTTTTTAGAGCCGCCTGAAATAGGTGATACGGTTGCAGTTATCATCAAGAATAAGGAAAGTGACTCTGAAATTTATAACGTTTCTAAAAAAGAAGCGGATCTTCGACAGGGTTGGGAGTCTATCAAAGAAGCCTTTACGAAGAATCTTCAGGTAGAGGGGAAAATTGAGTCAGAAGTTAAGCGTAAGGGCTATAATGTGAGGATGTTAGTAGACGGGGATATAAGCCTCTTTCTACCTATTTCTCAACTTGTTACCCGCGGGAAGTTGGACGACTTAAAAAAGAGAATTCTCGATTTTAAGATCATTAAGCTTTATGACAAACGCAAGACCGGTGTTATTTCCCAAAAACAGCTTGTTGAAGAGATAAACAAAGAAAAATGGGATGCTCTTCAGGCCAATCATAAGGTTGGAGATCGGGTTGTCGCTACTGTAACCAAGGTGGCAAGCTTTGGTGTTTTTTGTAGCGTTGATGGGATTGAGGGTTTACTTCGTCAGAATGATATTTCTTATAAGAAGTATGCTCCTTTTAAGCAATATTTCGCGGTAGACCAACAGGTAGAAGTGATGATACTTGAAATGGAACCGGAAAACAACCGCTTAAGCCTCGGAATTAAACAAATGTTTGAAGATCCCTGGGTTTGGGCCGGTCGTGAACTCGAAAAAGATATGATTGTTCGAGGGGTTGTTACCTCTTTAACTAATTTTGGTGCTTTTGTAGAGTTAAAAGAAGGTCTGGAAGGTTTGATTCATACTTCTGAATTAACCTGGGCCAAAAAACCACCGCATCCGAAAGAAGTCCTAAAAAAGGGTCAGGAAGTAGACTCTATCGTATTAGATATTGATGTTGAGAAAAAAAGACTTTCTCTGGGACTCAAGCAACTTATGCCGAATCCCTGGGATAATCTGAGTTCCAATGTTCAGGTTGGAAATGCTCTGGAAGGGAAAATCACCGGTATTACTAAATATGGTGCCTTTGTTGAGGTCGAAAATGGCATAGAAGGTCTAATTCACGTTGGAGATATCACCTGGGATGAAAAAGTAAAAGATCCTACTACACTTTTGAAGAAAGGTGAAAAAGTTAAATATCAGATCTTAGACATAGACACCTACGGTCAGAGAATTTCCTGTGGCTTGAAGCAATTACAGGAAAACCCATACGAAGTTCTTCGTAAAAAATATCCTCCAGGCCATATACTGGATGGAAAGGTTAAGAGTGTTGTTTCTTTTGGAGTATTTCTGGAAATCGAGCCGGGTTATGAAGGTCTGGTTCACGTTTCACAGATACCGGAAGGAAAAGAGGTAAACCTTGATGAGAATTACAAGGTAGGAGATGTAATTAAGGCCGTAGTTTTGAAAATTGAACCGAAAAATAAAAAGATTTCTCTGTCAATTAAAGACTATGCAAAAGCTCTCGAAAGGGAAGAAATGTCTAAATACATCAAGTCTGATGATTCTCCTTCCAGTGAAAGCCTCGGAAGTATTATCAATTCCAGTCTACGTTCTTAA